In Anomaloglossus baeobatrachus isolate aAnoBae1 chromosome 3, aAnoBae1.hap1, whole genome shotgun sequence, one genomic interval encodes:
- the TFDP2 gene encoding transcription factor Dp-2 isoform X2 — MVTQTHITDATSWIPGDRKRTREFIESDFSESKRSKRGEKSGKGLRHFSMKVCEKVQTKGTTSYNEVADELVAEFTSSAGQLPSDSAYDQKNIRRRVYDALNVLMAMNIISKEKKEIKWIGLPSNSVQECENLEMEKQRRIERIKQKSAQLQELLLQQIAFKHLVQRNRQNEQLNQTPPALNSTIKLPFIIVNTSKRTVIDCSISSDKFEYLFNFDNAFEIHDDIEVLKRMGMSFGLESGKCTSENLKLAKSFVPRALEGYVTDMASGTSWADQGLPFSTSQTASAVHTAGSTTYSHSSVNPGLFFDTDLSLTSSSHHSSSGTSHYTESRGETPCSFDDDEDDEDDSSSLE, encoded by the exons ATGGTCACCCAGACTCACATCACAGATGCCACCAGCTGGATTCCTGG ggatCGGAAACGTACCCGTGAATTTATAGAGTCTGACTTCTCGGAGAG TAAAAGAAGCAAGAGAGGCGAGAAGAGTGGGAAGGGTCTGCGACATTTCTCTATGAAGGTCTGTGAGAAGGTTCAGACCAAAGGGACCACGTCCTACAATGAAGTGGCAGATGAGCTCGTGGCTGAGTTCACCAGCTCTGCTGGACAGTTGCCATCTGATTCT GCTTATGACCAGAAGAACATCAGGCGGCGGGTTTATGATGCCCTCAATGTACTAATGGCCATGAATATCATCTCAAAGGAGAAGAAGGAAATAAAGTGGATTGGTTTGCCGTCCAACTCTGTGCAGGAATGTGAGAATTTAGAG ATGGAGAAGCAGAGGAGGATAGAGCGCATCAAGCAGAAGAGTGCCCAGCTCCAAGAACTGCTGCTACAG CAAATCGCCTTTAAGCACCTTGTACAGAGAAACCGTCAGAACGAACAACTAAATCAAACGCCTCCCGCCCTAAACTCCACCATCAAGCTGCCATTTATCATTGTGAACACAAGCAAGAGGACCGTCATAGACTGCAGCATTTCTAGTGACAA GTTTGAATATCTGTTCAACTTCGATAACGCCTTTGAAATCCACGATGACATTGAGGTTCTAAAAAGGATGGGGATGTCATTTGGACTGGAATCTGGAAAATGCACATCAGAAAACCTAAAACTTGCCAAATCTTTTGTACCCAGGGCTTTGGAAGGATATGTGACAG ACATGGCCTCGGGGACATCTTGGGCAGACCAAGGACTTCCTTTTAGCACATCTCAGACGGCCTCCGCGGTGCACACTGCTGGCAGTACTACTTACTCACACTCCAG TGTGAACCCAGGATTATTTTTTGACACTGACCTATCCTTGACTAGCAGCAGCCACCACTCCAGCTCCGGAACGTCCCACTATACAGAATCTCGAGGCGAAACCCCTTGTTCGTTCGATGATGACGAAGACGATGAAGACGATTCTTCCTCCTTGGAATAA
- the TFDP2 gene encoding transcription factor Dp-2 isoform X1 gives MIISTPQRLSAGADLLGRQFTAATSAMVTQTHITDATSWIPGDRKRTREFIESDFSESKRSKRGEKSGKGLRHFSMKVCEKVQTKGTTSYNEVADELVAEFTSSAGQLPSDSAYDQKNIRRRVYDALNVLMAMNIISKEKKEIKWIGLPSNSVQECENLEMEKQRRIERIKQKSAQLQELLLQQIAFKHLVQRNRQNEQLNQTPPALNSTIKLPFIIVNTSKRTVIDCSISSDKFEYLFNFDNAFEIHDDIEVLKRMGMSFGLESGKCTSENLKLAKSFVPRALEGYVTDMASGTSWADQGLPFSTSQTASAVHTAGSTTYSHSSVNPGLFFDTDLSLTSSSHHSSSGTSHYTESRGETPCSFDDDEDDEDDSSSLE, from the exons ATTATAagcactccccagagactgagcgcgGGAGCAGATCTTCTAGGGAGACAGTTCACTGCGGCCACCTCAGCCATGGTCACCCAGACTCACATCACAGATGCCACCAGCTGGATTCCTGG ggatCGGAAACGTACCCGTGAATTTATAGAGTCTGACTTCTCGGAGAG TAAAAGAAGCAAGAGAGGCGAGAAGAGTGGGAAGGGTCTGCGACATTTCTCTATGAAGGTCTGTGAGAAGGTTCAGACCAAAGGGACCACGTCCTACAATGAAGTGGCAGATGAGCTCGTGGCTGAGTTCACCAGCTCTGCTGGACAGTTGCCATCTGATTCT GCTTATGACCAGAAGAACATCAGGCGGCGGGTTTATGATGCCCTCAATGTACTAATGGCCATGAATATCATCTCAAAGGAGAAGAAGGAAATAAAGTGGATTGGTTTGCCGTCCAACTCTGTGCAGGAATGTGAGAATTTAGAG ATGGAGAAGCAGAGGAGGATAGAGCGCATCAAGCAGAAGAGTGCCCAGCTCCAAGAACTGCTGCTACAG CAAATCGCCTTTAAGCACCTTGTACAGAGAAACCGTCAGAACGAACAACTAAATCAAACGCCTCCCGCCCTAAACTCCACCATCAAGCTGCCATTTATCATTGTGAACACAAGCAAGAGGACCGTCATAGACTGCAGCATTTCTAGTGACAA GTTTGAATATCTGTTCAACTTCGATAACGCCTTTGAAATCCACGATGACATTGAGGTTCTAAAAAGGATGGGGATGTCATTTGGACTGGAATCTGGAAAATGCACATCAGAAAACCTAAAACTTGCCAAATCTTTTGTACCCAGGGCTTTGGAAGGATATGTGACAG ACATGGCCTCGGGGACATCTTGGGCAGACCAAGGACTTCCTTTTAGCACATCTCAGACGGCCTCCGCGGTGCACACTGCTGGCAGTACTACTTACTCACACTCCAG TGTGAACCCAGGATTATTTTTTGACACTGACCTATCCTTGACTAGCAGCAGCCACCACTCCAGCTCCGGAACGTCCCACTATACAGAATCTCGAGGCGAAACCCCTTGTTCGTTCGATGATGACGAAGACGATGAAGACGATTCTTCCTCCTTGGAATAA